From the Pirellulales bacterium genome, the window GAAAATCGAAATGCCCTTCGACGACGCAGCTGCGATAAGCGGCTTCGACGTCCTCCAGGGGGCAAAGAATCATGTCGGCGCCGAAGACCACGCCGAAGCGGTCCGGATCGATGGCGCCGGGAGTCACGCCGGCCTGTGTACAAGCCATGTCGGCGGCGCTTACGCCGAACTGAATATCGCGCGACATGACCTTCAAGCTCTTGCGCGGCTTCACATACTCCTTCGGATCGAAGCCCACGACTTCGGCGCCGAAGGGGACGGGCATGCCGCGCGAATCGAAGCTCGACAGCGGCTGTATGCCGCCGCGCCCCGCGGTCAGCGATGACCAGAAGGCCTCGGTGCCAACACCGATCGGGCTGACGACCCCCAGCCCCGTTATGACAATATCTCGCGCCACGACCGCTCAACTCCCTGGGGTCAGGAACTGCCAAACTGCGACGTCCCTGTCTCCACGCCCGTAAGAGTCTCGCAGGCGCGACAATAAAGCCTTAATCCAGCAGGGCCTCGGCGCGAAGGGGCGTGGACGCAATTCGTGAAAAAAAGACTGTTCGACAAGGCCCGCGATGGTCGCTCAGGGGCTTAAATCATTCTCTCGCGGCTGCTTTTCTTCGGGTGACGACGGCCGTGCGATAGAAGATGGTGCGATTTTGACCATTCCAGACAATGCGGTGAGCGAGGCAAATCGCGCCGTACAGGTCGTGTTTGCGGCGTAATCAGGTCCCACCGGCGTGGCGGTCAAGGAAATACGACCTCGCAGCCGAATTCTCGATTAGTGCTCCGGCGCAACGTGGTCGCCGTAGAGCTCCCTGCCCTCCCTGAATCCTCGCTCCGGTTAGCAAGTCGTGACAACTTCCCACGAGTCCACGCTTGCGCGCGGCCATGGCTGGCCCGCGCCCTTGTTCCCAGATCGGCATCGCTCTCGGGGGCCTTCCCGATCCGCCCATTCGCGCGAGGATTTTTCGCTGCGTGACGCTCGGCAGTTGATCAGCGATCTATTCGAGCCGCGCGTGGCGATCTATTGGACCGATTTCCTGCTGTCGATGGCGGTCGGCGTCGGCGGCCTGGCTGCCCTGCGACGCTTGCCGCTCACTTGGGCCGGCTGGATCGCGATCTACACCGTGGCCGTATTGGCGTTCTATCGCGCCGCGATGTTCAGCCACGAAGTCGTCCACTTGCGCGGCGATAAGTTCAAAGCCTTTCGCGCGGCATGGAATCTTCTCTGCGGCATCCCTTTTCTGATTCCATCGTTCTTGTACCAGACACATACGCTGCACCACGTGCGCAAGCACTATGGAACGGCGGCCGACGGTGAGTACCTGCCGCTGGCCACCGGGCCGGTGCGGAATATCTTCCTGTTTCTCTGCGAGCCGCTGGTAATGCCGGCGATCGCCGTCGTGCGTTTCTTGGTTCTGGCGCCTTTGACCTGGATCAGCCCCCGCTCGCGGAATTGGGTCTACTCGCACGCCTCGGCCATGGTCATTGATCCCAGCTTCGTCCGTCCGCTGCCCGCACGTGGCGAGTTGCGACTGTGGCGTTTGCAGGAAGCGGCCTGCTTTGCCGTGGCCGCGGGCACGGCGGTGGCCGTGCTTTCAGGGCTGCGACCGTGGCAGATGGTGCGGGACATGTATCTGATCGCGGCCGGTGTGCTAATGCTCAATGCGATTCGCACCCTGGGCGCTCACCGCTACCTGCATCGCGGCGAAGAAGTCAGCTTCGTCGAGCAATTGCTCGATTCGCTGAACTATCCGTTCCATCCGATCTCGGGCGAATTGTGGGCGCCGGTGGGCCTGCGCTTTCACGCGCTGCACCACCTGTTTCCGTCGCTCCCCTATCATGCCTTGCCCACGGCACACAAGCGGCTGATGGAAGGATTGCCGGATAACTCGCCGTATCGACGCACGATCAGCAAGAGCTTGCCATCGGCGTTACTGGCCCTGTGGCGGCGTGCGCGGCGCGCCTCCTAGCAGCCTGTTGAAAAAAGCCCTCGTGGCTTTTTTCAACCTCGCCAAGTGCGAAGCAATGCTTCGCACGGCCACCGGTGGCTCTGCCCGTACGTCGGTTCTCCCCTGGTGGGCGAGCCACCACGGGCACCCGGTTTAAGATCCTGGAACAAGGACCAAGCGAGGTCGCTACCGGTCGAGGTCGTACATCCGGTAGGTCTTGATCAGCTTGGCGTCCATTTTCTCGAGGCCCATCCGCGGCATCACGTTGGTTTCCGCGATCCAGGAAAATTCCGCCTCTTCCACCCCCATCGACAGGGCCTTGGGCACGAGCGACCGCAACAGCACCAGCCCTAATCCCCACCGCTGATACTCGGGCACGACGTTGATGCTGAGGATGCGGATGCGGCGCACATCTTTCTTGCCGCGCAACAACTGCAAGAAGCCGAACGGCAGCAGCCGGCCACGAATCCGCTTGATATGCGGATTGTAGTCCGGCAAGCCCAGCACGGCCCCCACGCCACGGCCATCGACTTCGGCAATCAGGGCCAACTCCGGGCTGACCAGGTAGCTGAGCGTGCGGACGAATTCCGTCATTTCGTGTTTCGTTAGCGGCACGAACCCCCACATCGCCTCGAACGAACGGTTGTAGAGTTCGAGAAATAGCTCGACGTCTTTATTTGCCACGGTCATCGGACGAACCGTGGCCTGACACCGCTCCTGCGCCTGGTCGACCAGCCAGCCCATGTTCTCTTCGAAGGCCGGCAACTGCTCCTTGTAGCCGATGTAGGCCAGCAGGTCTTGCGACTTCTGAAAGCCGTACCCTTCGATGAGCTGCGCATAGAAGGGAGGGTTATAGGTCATCAAGAAGGTCGGCGACGAATCAAATCCCTCGACCAGCAAGCCGCAATCGTAGTTCATCGAGGGGTTCGCCGGCCCGCGCATTTTCGTGATTCCCCGCGCCGCGAGCCACTCGCGCACGGCGTCCAGCAGGGCGTGGGCGACGGCCGGGTCATCGACCGTTTCGAAAAATCCGAAGAAGCCGCGTTCTTCCTTGTGCTCGCGATTGTGCTCGCGGTTGATGATGGCCGCGACGCGTCCGCACGCTTCGTTACCGCGCGTGGCCAGAAAGGTCTGCACCTCGGCCGTTTCATGAAACGGATGGTGCTTGTAGCCGACGAGCTCTTTTTCAATGATGCGCAGACGGGGTATCCAGAACGGATCGTTGCGGTAAAGTTGCTCCGGTAGATTGAGAAACCGCCGGCGGTCACCCCACGAAGTTACCGGCCTGACGACGACTGCGGCCATGGCGTTCCAAATTGATTTTGCAGGAAAAGGTGCAATGCTAATATAGCGGTGGCCTAATGGGCAATATTGCCGGCGCCGTCGGGGCAAAACATCGTGTTCACGGGGCATTTCCAAAGGCGATCCAAGCGCCGCCCCCCCGGCGATATGCGGCAAGGACGGACAGCGACAGGGAAATCGTGAAGGCATTAATCACAGGCGCCAGCGGATTTATCGGCACGCATCTGGCCACGGCCTTGAGCAACCAAGGGCATCAGGTGCGCTGCCTGGTGCGGCGCAGCTCGCGGACCGATCAACTGTCGGCCGTCGGGGCCGAGCTTGTCTACGGCGACGTGACGGATCCAGCCAGTGTTACGGCGGCCGTCCGTGGCGTCGACGCCGTGTTCCACCTGGCTGGACTCGTCAAAGCACTCACGTACGAAGAGCTGCTGCGCGTCAACGAAGACGGAACACGGCACGTGGCGCATGCCTGCGCCGAGCAAGGGCAGCCGCCGGTCATGGTCCTGGTTTCCTCGCTGGCCGCTGCTGGGCCGTCCGCGATCGATCGCCCGCGGCTCGAGTCCGATCCGGTCGAGCCCGTGTCGAATTACGGCCGCAGCAAGCGTGCCGGAGAACTGGCTGCCCTGGCCTTTGCCGATCGGATGCCACTGACCATCGTGCGGCCGCCGGTGGTCTTCGGCGAGGGCGATCTGTCGATGTTGTCGATGTTTCGCCCCATCAAGTTGTTACGTCTGCACCTGGTTCCCGGCTTCACCGAGCGGCGCGCGTCGATGATTCACGCCGCGGATCTGGTCGCCGGACTCATCAAGGCCGCCGAGCGAGGCGAACGCATCGAGCCAGGCCAGGCAGCGAATTCCGCGCACGGATATTACTTCCTGGCCGCCGAGCGCAACCCTACGTTCGCCGAATGGGGGCAATTGATCGCCCGCTCCTTGGGCTGTCGCCGCTTGCGCGTGGTTCGCGCTCCCGAGGTCTTGGGTTGGGGACTGGCCGGACTGAACGAAGCCTGGGCCCGCGTCCGCCGACGGCCCCACATCTTCAATATCGACAAGCTCCGCGAGGCCACGGCAGGCTCGTGGGTCTGCGGCGCCGATCGCGCCCGGGAACAGCTCGGCTTTTCGGTCGCGGCCAACCTGGAACAGCGCTTCGCGCAGACCACGCGCTGGTATCGCAACCACGGGTTGATCTAAACGGATCCGTCGGATGGGCGGGCGCACTTTGGGATGTGGTACCCATCCCGAATTTCTGCTGCGCAAGCCCGGCGGGCACCGCATCATTACCGCAGATTTGGCCCCCCTACGCAGGTTCGGACCGACACGTCTCCCCGGTGGATGCCGAAGAGGAATCGCCGCAAGTCCTTGGAGTAATTCGGGCTTATTGCTTTGCCCAAATTGCCAAATTAGGATCGATATCTGGAACGGGTGCAGAACCTATCCTTTCCTTAGCAATCATCCGCCCCCATCCGTGCCGCCGCATTTTCGCGTTGTGCCGGTGGGGGCGAACCGGTCAACGTTCTGCCACGGGAGGTCTGGGGATGTCGTTACGCATTACGCGGGCTTGCGTCGTCATCGTTGCGGCGTGTGCGTTGTTTGCACTGGTGATTCGAAGTTCGGCAACAACCACGCCCACCCCTACCCCAAGCTCCGGCACGATCCCTCCTCCTCTTGCGCCGGCCGGTGTCATCGTGAACGCCGACGGCGTGTTACGTACTCAAGTGTACGACGACCAGACCGGCGCGCTACGCCGTCGACGCGTCGAAGAGGCGCAAGCCAGGCTCAACGACAAAGTGGCCGCGCGCAGCAATCTGCGCAAGGTCTCGCTGACGCGGTTGGAAAAGGCGATCCGCGCGCGACGCGAAGCGGGTCAGGAGCCAACTGACGAGATGCTCTGCCTGGCCGGCCTGCTCCGGCTGCGCTACGTGTTCCTTTATCCCGATTCGGGCGACATCGTGATCGCCGGCCCGGCCGAGGGCTGGTTTCATGATCTATCGGGACGCGTCGTCAGCCTGACGTCAGGCCGCCCGGTGCTGGAACTGCAGGACCTGGTCGTGGCGCTGCGAGCCTATCCGCCCGGCCAGGACCAGGGCCCGCTGATCGGCTGCTCGATCGATCCCACGCCCGAGGGCCTGGCGCGCATGCAGAATTTTCTGCGCAGCATGGGCGGATCGGCCACGCCGGAAGACACCGAGTTCATCGTCGATGGCCTGCGCACGGCGCTGGGATTGCAAAAGGTCGCCATTCGCGGCATCTCGCCCAACACGCATTTCGCGCAAGTCATGGTCGAGGCCGACTATCGCATGAAGCTGATCGGCATCGGGCTCGAACGCCCGCCGGTGGCCTTGCGCAGCTACGTCGACCGGGCGAATCCGGCCACGGTCGGCAAGAACGCCCTGCAGCGCTGGTATTTCGTGCCGGAATACAAATGTGTTCGCGTCACGGAAGACCACGAATCGATGGAATTAGTCGGAGATGGCGTGAAGCTGGTCGGCGCCGACGAAGTGGTGGGCGCCGGCGGCCAACGCACTAAGTCCAAGACCACCAACGGCGCCAGCGTGTCGTTCGTGACGGGCTTTACGAAGAAATACCCCGATCTAGCCGCCAAGTCGCCGGTATTCGCGCAGCTGCGCAACCTGATCGATATGTCGGTGGCTGCCGCCTTCATCCAGCAGAATCACTACTACGAAAAAGCCGGCTGGAACATGGAAACCTTCGGCAACGAAGAGGCCTTTCCCGTCGAGACGTATAACGCGCCGGTGGAAGTCGAATCGGCCGTCAACAGCGTGTGGAAGGGGAACCAGTTGATGACGCCCATTGGCGGCGGCGTTTCGGTCCGCGCCCATGAGGCTTTGGCCACCGATAACCTGCTATCAGACGATGGCAAGAAGGTCGAGAAGGCCCATGAGAACACCACCGTGCAGGGATTGGCCGAGGGGCAATGGTGGTGGGACTGAATCGCGGCGCCGGTAGCTGGCACCCGTCAGCAGTGAAATTTTCTGATGCGGCGGCCTTTGGGCTTGGACGGCGCGACTCTCGTGCGGTAAGACTCTAAGCGTTGCTGCGCTCGCGCGGTCGGCGCGGTATGCGCCTGGAGTCTCGCCACCTTTCGGCAAGCCACGCTATGTCCGCTGCGCTCGACTACCAGGCCGTGCTCTCCGTCTATCCGGACGATTGCCAACCGAGCGCGGTCGAGTTTCTCGACGCGGCCGGCGGCTTGAGCGGCGCCCGCTTGTGGCGGCTTACCACGCCACGCGGCCCGTTATTGCTGCGCCGCTGGCCGCAGGAGCATCCGACGCGCGAGCGTTTGGAATTCATTCAGGCCGTGCTATGGCACGTGCAGCAGGAGGGCTTTGCGCGCGTCTCGCTACCGCTGGAAACGCGCGAGCATCGCGGTTACGTGGAACGGGCCGATTACCTGTGGGAGCTCGCGCCCTGGCTGCCGGGTGTCTCCGATTATCGACAGGCCCCCAACGCCCGGCGGCTGGCGAATGCCTTGCGGACTCTCGCCGAGTTTCACCTGGCGGCGGCAACCTTTCCGCTGGCCGAACCGGTGCAATGCCCCGCGCCTGGTATCGCCGAGCGACACGAACAGTTGCAGGAGTTGCTGGCCGGCGGGTTCGATCGATTACGCGAGGCCTTGCAGCCGGCGCGCGACGAGTATCGGGAGTCGGCCGAGCGGATCGTCGAATTGTTTCCACGTGCAGCGCCGCGCGTCCGGGCGGCGCTCGAACAAGCCGCGCGCGCTCGCGTGCAAGTCGTGCCTTGTCTGCGCGACATCTGGCACCAGAACGTGCTGTTCGAAGGAGACGAAGTCACGGGCCTGATCGATTTCGGCTCGCTGCGCCCCGAGAACGTGAGCGCCGACGTGGCCCGGCTGTTGGGCAGTATGGCCGAGGACGATCGCGCGTTGTGGCGTGAAGGTTTCGCCGCTTACGAGTCGCGCCGGCCGCTTTCGGAAAGTGAAGCCATCCTGACGAGCGCCTTCGATTCCAGCGGAGTGCTCTTGGGGGGCATCAACTGGCTCTCCTGGATTTACGAGCGTGGCCGTAAGTTCGACCACCCAGCGGCGGTACTCGAGCGGCTCGGGTATTTCCAGCGTCGGCTGGGGGTCCTGGCCGCCGGCAGCCTGTGAATTCCGGCGGGCTAAGCGAGTTGGAAGCCAAGTCGCGTAGAATGAAAGCAGGTGCGCCGACGATGTGTCCTTCCGGGTCGCGTGGGGTACTTATGCTGAAATTGACCGCACCCCGCGAGGCGACCTAAAATAGCCCATCTTTCTGGATTTAGGGACGTCGGGAGGTATTCATGAGGGAGCGCAACGCCAACGTTTATTTGCTCACTCTCGCCGTGGCGGTTATAGGCACGGCGCTAGCAGTACAGGCTTACGCGCAGGTCAATCTCGGGGCGCTTGAGCCGGCCGGCCAGCCCGGGCCGCGCAGCGATGGCCCCGTGAAAGCTTCGGCCCGCATTGCGCCGGCCACCGACAAAAGTCCCGCCCAACTGGTCGTCACGGCCGACATCGCGCCCGGCTGGCATATCTATTCGATTACGCAAAAGCGTGGAGGCCCTGTTCCGACCAAGATCACGGTCGAACCGGCCACGGGCGTCAAGCTCGCTGGCGATTTCAAGCCCAACACCAAGCCCGAGATTCATCCCGAACCGGCGTTCGATAACCTGCCGGTCGAGACGCACGAGAAGCGCGTGATCTGGACGGCGCCGCTGGAGCTTGCGGCTGGATTGGACATGGCCAAGCTGGCGATCACCGGCAAGCTTTCGTTCCAGGCGTGCGACGCGAGCAGTTGCCTGCCGCCGAAGTCGCTGCCGTTTACCGCTTCGCTCGGCGCCGCGGCCGATGCTGCCCCCGGGGCCGGGGTGGTAACCGGTGAATTGGGGACTTACAAGCCTGGCAATGCGCACGTCGTACTCGAGGGGTCGTTCGAGCCGAAGGTGGTGACGCCCGGCGAAAAAGTCAGACTGACGATCACGGCCAAGCCGACCGATGGCTGGCATATTTACGCATTAGCCGCGCGCGATCCACAAAAGGTTGCCAAGCCGACGCTGATCGCCCTTACGGATACCGCGGGTTGGCAGGCGTCAGCGCCGGTCGCGCAGGGCCCGCTCGTTGAGCGGACTTCGCCTGTGCTGCCCGACGAGAAGGACCGTTTCTACGAAGAGCCCGTCACTTGGACCATCGCTTTCGAAGTGCCGGGTGATGCCCAACCCGGCAAAGCGAAACTGGCGGGGTTGATCGGATTTCAGACCTGCCAGGACGAGAAGGGTTGCGACTTGCCGCATGCCGCGCAGTTTCAGGTCGAGGTGCCGGTCGCCGCGCAAGGAGTGGCTGGCACTCTGCCGCTGGAGTTCACTCCTGCCAAAAGCTACAAGCAAGTGAACGAAGCCACGGCGGCCAACGAGGCGCCGGCCAATCAGACAGCCGGATTCGACGCTCAGAAACTCGAAGCCAATGTCGAGAAAAGCGAAACGTCACTGGCCCTGATGTTGGGCGCGGCACTCTTGGGCGGCTTGATTCTCAATTGCATGCCCTGCGTGCTGCCCGTGATCGGCCTGAAAATCCTGGGCTTCGTCGAACAAAGCCATCAGCACCGCCGGCAAATCTTCATGTTGAACCTGTGGTTCACGTTGGGTCTGCTGTCGGTATTCATGATCCTGGCGTCGCTGGCCGTGTTTCTGAACTTTGGTTGGGGCGAGCAATTTACCAAACCCTGGTTCACGATCGGCATGTCGGGCCTGGTGTTCGCCATGGCGCTGAGCTTTCTCGGCGTATGGGAGATTCCCATTCCCGGCTTTGTTGGTAGCGGCAGCGCGGGACAAATGGCGACCAAAGAAGGAGCCGCCGGCGCCTTCGCCAAGGGGATCTTCACAACGATCCTGGCAACGCCCTGCAGCGGGCCGTTTCTGGGTCCGCTCTTTGGTTTGTTGTTGCGGCAGCCGCCTGCCGTAATCTACGCGATCTTCTTTTGCGTCGGGCTAGGTATGGCCAGCCCTTACCTGCTGATTGGTGCCTTTCCGCGCTTGATTCGCTTCTTGCCCAAGCCTGGCGCTTGGATGGATACGTTCAAGCAGGCGATGGGCTTCGTGCTGTTGGGCACGGTCGTATTTCTGTTCATGAGCATCAAGCACGATTACCTGGTGCCGACATTCGCACTATTGATCGGAATCTGGCTCGGTTGCTGGTGGGCCGGGCGAACGCCGCTGACCGCCGAACTCGGCCAGAAATTCATCGCCTGGTTGATGGGCGGAGCGATGGCGGCGCTGGTCGGGCTGTTCGCCTTTACCTGGCTGGTGCCGGGCGACGACGTGCTCCAGTGGCAACCATTCTCGCGGGCGTCGCTCGTGCAGTTGACCAACGAAGGCAAGACGGTGTTCGTCGACTTTACCGCTACCTGGTGCGCGACGTGCAAAATGAACGAGCGCGTGGCTATCAATACCCGGGCCGTTCGCGAACTGGTCGAAGAGTACGGCATCGTGCCGCTCAAAGCCGACTGGAGCGAGGAGTCAGACGAGATCAAGGACATGCTCAATCTGTTGGGCTTTAACTCGATACCTGTTTACGCCGTCTTCCCGGCCGGTGAGCCGAACAAGCCGATTGTCTTCAGCGATCTGGTGTCGGAAGGGTTGGTGCTGGAGAAGCTCCGCGAAGCTGGCCCTTCGCGCGACGGTGCCGAGCGCACGGCCCTCATGACGTCGCGGCAGTAGCCACCTGCGCACGTAGGGTGCACTATGTGCACCAATTCTCAAGGAAGCGCCGTGGTGCTCACAGAGCACCCTACATGTCAGGCGCCGTCGAAACTCTGGCGTGTTCGACGGTCGTGCTTTGCCAACCCTAATTCTTAGTGTTGACAAAGCACTACGCCCACACGGCCCCGCGTGCTCCCGCCGCAACATGGCCGATCGTAAAGCACTCGAGGCCCTGGTCGGCCAACTGCTGGGCAATGCTGTCTGCGTAAAAGGCACTCACGACCAGCACCAGTCCCAACCCCATGTTGAAGACGCGCGCCATTTCGTCGGCGTCGATAGCGCCCAATTTCGCCAGCCATGGAAACACGGGCGGCACCGGCCAACTGTCGCGCTGGATGACCGCCGTCACGCCCTCGGGCAAGATGCGCGAGAGATTTTCCAAGAGCCCGCCCCCCGTGATGTGGGCGATGCCGTGCACGACGCCTTTGACTTTATAGTGCGCGAGGATCTTGCGAATTGGCTGCACGTAAATGCGCGTCGGCGTCATCAGCGTATCGCCGACGGTGCCCGATAGCTCGTCGACGTAATCATCGACGCCCAGTCCGGCTTGCTCGAAGACGACCTTACGCACCAGGCTATATCCGTTCGAGTGCAAGCCGCTGGACGGCAGCCCCAGCACCACGTCACCCGCCGAAATGGCGCGACCGTCGATCACGCGATGGCGCTCGACCACGCCGACGCAAAAGCCAGCCAGGTCGTAGTCGCCCGGCGCGTACAGGTCGGGCATGATGGCCGTTTCGCCTCCCAGCAAAGCGCAGTCGCTGGCTAGACAGCCGGCCGTGATGCCCGAGACGATCTGTTCCAGAAGCGGCGGATCGTCCTTCGACATCGCCACGTAATCGAGAAAGAACAAGGGCTCGGCGCCGCAGCACAACGCGTCGTTGACGCTCATCGCCACCAGGTCGATGCCCACCGTATCGTGCCGGCCGGTCAGCTGCGCGACTTTCAGCTTGGTGCCCACGCCATCGGTGCAGGAGACGAGCACGGGGTTTTCGTACTTGCGGGCGAAGAGAGGGCTCGTGAAGTCGAGCTGAAACAAGCCCGCGAATCCGCCCGGCAAGGGGAGCACGCGGGGCGACTGCGTTCGCACCATCAGGCCGGGCAAGCGGGCCATGGCCTGCGCGTACAATTCGAGGTCGAGCCCCGCGTCCTTGTAAGTCGTCTTGGCCATCAAAATTGGGGGGCGAGCAGCGAGAAAGAAGCGATTGTAGGAGGCGCGCGGAGAAGCTGTCAAACGGCCCACCCGCGCGGTCAGAAACTTACAGGTTTCCTCGGGCTATAGACTTGTGCCCGGTCCCGCGACACGCAATCGTAGAGACCAGGTTTTCGCCAATCGATTTCAGGAGATATGCCTTGAGACTTTCCGCCGCCCGACTGTTGCTCCTTGTTTGCTGCGCGCCTTTGGCTGTGCTGGTGGGTGTGGTGCTGGCCGATGCGCCGGCGCCGCCGCCGGCACTTTCAAAGCTCATGCCGGCCGACGATTTGATTGCCGAGATCGACCAGTGCGTGACGAGTTGCCGCGACGGCATAATGGACGCACAAAGCTACGCCGACAAGTCGCGGCAGGTGAAGCGCGACGCGCACACCATCGCGGCACTCGCGCTCACGCTGGCCAAACACGATCAAGATCATCGGCTGAAGTCTTCGGCGCCCGCGCTCTTGGCCGCGGCGCAACAGCTGGCAGCGGCCGCGGATTACGACGCCGCCAAGAAGTCGTTTGCGAACGTCGAAAGCGCTGCGGCCGGCAAGAGCCCCGGCGCCGCCAGGGCGGCGGAATGGGGAAAGGTTGCCGGCCTGGGCCAGTTGATGAAGCAAGTCACGTTCGTCAACAACCGTCTGAAGCGCAACATGCGCCGCTTCGAAGAGCGTAAAAACGACAACGCTCGCGACGCCGCTACATTGGCCGCGATCGCGCAAGCGTGCAACTACGATACGCACGAAGTCAAAGAGGCGTCCGACCTCGATAAGTGGTATCAATTGTGCGGCGAAATGCGGGATGCGGCCGGTTCGCTGAACGCGCAAATCCACGCAGGCGACAAAGCCGGGGCGGAAACGGCGCTCGGTAACCTTGGAAAAAGCTGCGAAACTTGCCACGAAACGTTTCGCGTCCGAACAGCGCCGTGAGCGTGGTATGCTTCAGCACGACGGTCGTGTTACTCCTCGTGCCACCTTGAGTTGACTTCATGCCCCTTTCGCATCCGACTCTGCAGTTCACTCACCCGCTTCCCTATGGCGCCATCCCGATCGATGGCGGCGTGCAGTTCGTGGTCTTCAGCCGCTCGGCGACCGCCATGCGGCTCATGCTCTACAACAACGTCGACGACGCCGAACCGAGCGAAGTCATCCACTACGACGCCGACAGCGATCGCTGGGGCGACATCTGGAGCATGTTCGTTCCGGGTCTGGGCGCCGGTCAGCTTTACCATTTGCAGGCCGACGGACCGTACGATCCGCAGCATGGGCAGCGCTTCGATGGCCGGGCCCGTTTGATCGATCCTTACGCCCGCGCGCTGGCCGGAAATTTTTTGCCGTCGCGCGACGGCATCGTGCGTCCGCCGAAGTGTGTCGTCGTCGACGATACCT encodes:
- a CDS encoding fatty acid desaturase, with protein sequence MISDLFEPRVAIYWTDFLLSMAVGVGGLAALRRLPLTWAGWIAIYTVAVLAFYRAAMFSHEVVHLRGDKFKAFRAAWNLLCGIPFLIPSFLYQTHTLHHVRKHYGTAADGEYLPLATGPVRNIFLFLCEPLVMPAIAVVRFLVLAPLTWISPRSRNWVYSHASAMVIDPSFVRPLPARGELRLWRLQEAACFAVAAGTAVAVLSGLRPWQMVRDMYLIAAGVLMLNAIRTLGAHRYLHRGEEVSFVEQLLDSLNYPFHPISGELWAPVGLRFHALHHLFPSLPYHALPTAHKRLMEGLPDNSPYRRTISKSLPSALLALWRRARRAS
- a CDS encoding GNAT family N-acetyltransferase, with translation MAAVVVRPVTSWGDRRRFLNLPEQLYRNDPFWIPRLRIIEKELVGYKHHPFHETAEVQTFLATRGNEACGRVAAIINREHNREHKEERGFFGFFETVDDPAVAHALLDAVREWLAARGITKMRGPANPSMNYDCGLLVEGFDSSPTFLMTYNPPFYAQLIEGYGFQKSQDLLAYIGYKEQLPAFEENMGWLVDQAQERCQATVRPMTVANKDVELFLELYNRSFEAMWGFVPLTKHEMTEFVRTLSYLVSPELALIAEVDGRGVGAVLGLPDYNPHIKRIRGRLLPFGFLQLLRGKKDVRRIRILSINVVPEYQRWGLGLVLLRSLVPKALSMGVEEAEFSWIAETNVMPRMGLEKMDAKLIKTYRMYDLDR
- a CDS encoding SDR family NAD(P)-dependent oxidoreductase; the encoded protein is MKALITGASGFIGTHLATALSNQGHQVRCLVRRSSRTDQLSAVGAELVYGDVTDPASVTAAVRGVDAVFHLAGLVKALTYEELLRVNEDGTRHVAHACAEQGQPPVMVLVSSLAAAGPSAIDRPRLESDPVEPVSNYGRSKRAGELAALAFADRMPLTIVRPPVVFGEGDLSMLSMFRPIKLLRLHLVPGFTERRASMIHAADLVAGLIKAAERGERIEPGQAANSAHGYYFLAAERNPTFAEWGQLIARSLGCRRLRVVRAPEVLGWGLAGLNEAWARVRRRPHIFNIDKLREATAGSWVCGADRAREQLGFSVAANLEQRFAQTTRWYRNHGLI
- a CDS encoding DUF1598 domain-containing protein, with translation MSLRITRACVVIVAACALFALVIRSSATTTPTPTPSSGTIPPPLAPAGVIVNADGVLRTQVYDDQTGALRRRRVEEAQARLNDKVAARSNLRKVSLTRLEKAIRARREAGQEPTDEMLCLAGLLRLRYVFLYPDSGDIVIAGPAEGWFHDLSGRVVSLTSGRPVLELQDLVVALRAYPPGQDQGPLIGCSIDPTPEGLARMQNFLRSMGGSATPEDTEFIVDGLRTALGLQKVAIRGISPNTHFAQVMVEADYRMKLIGIGLERPPVALRSYVDRANPATVGKNALQRWYFVPEYKCVRVTEDHESMELVGDGVKLVGADEVVGAGGQRTKSKTTNGASVSFVTGFTKKYPDLAAKSPVFAQLRNLIDMSVAAAFIQQNHYYEKAGWNMETFGNEEAFPVETYNAPVEVESAVNSVWKGNQLMTPIGGGVSVRAHEALATDNLLSDDGKKVEKAHENTTVQGLAEGQWWWD
- a CDS encoding phosphotransferase, translated to MSAALDYQAVLSVYPDDCQPSAVEFLDAAGGLSGARLWRLTTPRGPLLLRRWPQEHPTRERLEFIQAVLWHVQQEGFARVSLPLETREHRGYVERADYLWELAPWLPGVSDYRQAPNARRLANALRTLAEFHLAAATFPLAEPVQCPAPGIAERHEQLQELLAGGFDRLREALQPARDEYRESAERIVELFPRAAPRVRAALEQAARARVQVVPCLRDIWHQNVLFEGDEVTGLIDFGSLRPENVSADVARLLGSMAEDDRALWREGFAAYESRRPLSESEAILTSAFDSSGVLLGGINWLSWIYERGRKFDHPAAVLERLGYFQRRLGVLAAGSL
- a CDS encoding protein-disulfide reductase DsbD domain-containing protein, encoding MRERNANVYLLTLAVAVIGTALAVQAYAQVNLGALEPAGQPGPRSDGPVKASARIAPATDKSPAQLVVTADIAPGWHIYSITQKRGGPVPTKITVEPATGVKLAGDFKPNTKPEIHPEPAFDNLPVETHEKRVIWTAPLELAAGLDMAKLAITGKLSFQACDASSCLPPKSLPFTASLGAAADAAPGAGVVTGELGTYKPGNAHVVLEGSFEPKVVTPGEKVRLTITAKPTDGWHIYALAARDPQKVAKPTLIALTDTAGWQASAPVAQGPLVERTSPVLPDEKDRFYEEPVTWTIAFEVPGDAQPGKAKLAGLIGFQTCQDEKGCDLPHAAQFQVEVPVAAQGVAGTLPLEFTPAKSYKQVNEATAANEAPANQTAGFDAQKLEANVEKSETSLALMLGAALLGGLILNCMPCVLPVIGLKILGFVEQSHQHRRQIFMLNLWFTLGLLSVFMILASLAVFLNFGWGEQFTKPWFTIGMSGLVFAMALSFLGVWEIPIPGFVGSGSAGQMATKEGAAGAFAKGIFTTILATPCSGPFLGPLFGLLLRQPPAVIYAIFFCVGLGMASPYLLIGAFPRLIRFLPKPGAWMDTFKQAMGFVLLGTVVFLFMSIKHDYLVPTFALLIGIWLGCWWAGRTPLTAELGQKFIAWLMGGAMAALVGLFAFTWLVPGDDVLQWQPFSRASLVQLTNEGKTVFVDFTATWCATCKMNERVAINTRAVRELVEEYGIVPLKADWSEESDEIKDMLNLLGFNSIPVYAVFPAGEPNKPIVFSDLVSEGLVLEKLREAGPSRDGAERTALMTSRQ
- the purM gene encoding phosphoribosylformylglycinamidine cyclo-ligase, which codes for MAKTTYKDAGLDLELYAQAMARLPGLMVRTQSPRVLPLPGGFAGLFQLDFTSPLFARKYENPVLVSCTDGVGTKLKVAQLTGRHDTVGIDLVAMSVNDALCCGAEPLFFLDYVAMSKDDPPLLEQIVSGITAGCLASDCALLGGETAIMPDLYAPGDYDLAGFCVGVVERHRVIDGRAISAGDVVLGLPSSGLHSNGYSLVRKVVFEQAGLGVDDYVDELSGTVGDTLMTPTRIYVQPIRKILAHYKVKGVVHGIAHITGGGLLENLSRILPEGVTAVIQRDSWPVPPVFPWLAKLGAIDADEMARVFNMGLGLVLVVSAFYADSIAQQLADQGLECFTIGHVAAGARGAVWA